The DNA region GCGGGAGATCCGCCCGCCATCGAGACAACTATGCGCAATCCTGTGCTCATCGCGATGGAAGAGCTCGCGTTGGGGAAGCTTCACGTCGAACTACGAAAAGCGGCCGTTGCGCCGAAGGATCCCGAGGTAATAGAGGTCTCGCTGGTGGTTTAGCCAGATATGGCCAGAAGCAAGGCGGCGGATCTTGCGCGCCGAAGCGTGCTCGAACAGCCCGGGGAGGGCTCTGCGGCGCTCCAGAGAGGTCGTCGCAT from bacterium includes:
- a CDS encoding DNA-directed RNA polymerase subunit omega — encoded protein: MAKVSSFYALVNVVPARARQLIAGDPPAIETTMRNPVLIAMEELALGKLHVELRKAAVAPKDPEVIEVSLVV